A part of Melittangium boletus DSM 14713 genomic DNA contains:
- a CDS encoding glycosyl hydrolase, translating into MIEAVKLWNEPNNLSHWDFGIDPDWSIFSRMVRLAGAAVRAESPTLTRVLGGMSPIDAAFLRRMSGQGALDEVDVVAVHGFPLDWNHWQIDEWPERIAEIRAASRHPVWVTEVGVSSFGAEEVQEFGLRRTAELLLGQVDRVHWYSLYDLPRTWPATTRHREAEGSSYYRHFYMGLLKEDGTPKRALRHFADYTPRMGICQWFHFEDPRLEDAVAWLKKLGVKKLRTGLSWADSHRPNAEAWFDRQMSALDGFDVTLTYCFTPGSCGINDHHTSPPHRVEEFAEFCARMTRRYAK; encoded by the coding sequence ATGATCGAAGCGGTGAAGCTGTGGAACGAACCCAACAATCTGTCCCACTGGGATTTTGGGATCGACCCGGACTGGAGCATCTTCTCGCGCATGGTGCGCCTGGCGGGCGCGGCGGTGCGTGCGGAGAGCCCCACGCTCACCCGTGTGCTCGGGGGCATGTCTCCCATCGACGCCGCCTTCCTCCGCCGGATGTCCGGCCAGGGGGCGCTGGACGAGGTGGACGTCGTGGCGGTGCACGGCTTTCCCCTCGATTGGAATCACTGGCAGATCGACGAGTGGCCCGAGCGCATCGCCGAGATCCGCGCCGCGTCGCGCCACCCCGTCTGGGTGACCGAGGTGGGGGTTTCCTCCTTTGGCGCCGAGGAGGTGCAGGAGTTCGGCCTGCGGCGCACCGCGGAGCTGTTGCTCGGCCAGGTGGACCGGGTGCACTGGTACAGCCTCTATGATTTGCCCAGGACCTGGCCGGCGACCACACGGCACCGCGAGGCCGAGGGGTCGTCGTACTACCGGCACTTCTACATGGGGCTCCTCAAGGAGGACGGCACGCCCAAGCGCGCGCTGCGCCACTTCGCGGACTACACGCCGCGGATGGGCATCTGCCAGTGGTTCCACTTCGAGGACCCCCGGCTGGAGGACGCGGTGGCGTGGCTCAAGAAGCTGGGCGTCAAGAAGCTGCGCACGGGCCTGAGCTGGGCGGACAGTCACCGGCCCAACGCGGAGGCCTGGTTCGACCGGCAGATGAGCGCGCTCGACGGCTTCGACGTGACGCTGACGTACTGCTTCACCCCGGGGTCGTGCGGCATCAACGATCACCACACGAGCCCGCCCCACCGCGTCGAGGAGTTCGCCGAGTTCTGCGCGCGCATGACCCGCCGTTACGCGAAATAG
- a CDS encoding TIGR04290 family methyltransferase, with translation MTMTPDELTTEQVALRVRSLGEWFHNLELKGVRTAPHHFLGDFPTVFWKRFQHAFPADLTGKTVLDIGCNAGFYSIEMKRRGAARVVGIDSDARYLEQARFATQVMGVEVELRQMDVYDVGALGEKFDVVLFMGVLYHLRHPLLALDLLHEHVVKDLLIFQTLERGGDAVGEFANDYPITERAIFHQPEYPKMHFIEHDYAGDPTNWWVPNRACSEAMLRSAGFELLERPTREVYLCRRGERPTAAYPETLQ, from the coding sequence ATGACGATGACTCCAGACGAACTGACGACGGAGCAGGTGGCGCTGCGGGTGCGCTCCCTGGGGGAGTGGTTCCACAACCTGGAGCTGAAAGGGGTTCGCACGGCGCCCCATCACTTCCTGGGCGACTTCCCAACGGTGTTCTGGAAGCGCTTCCAGCATGCCTTTCCGGCGGACCTGACGGGCAAGACCGTGCTCGACATCGGCTGCAACGCGGGGTTCTACAGCATCGAGATGAAGCGGCGCGGCGCGGCGCGGGTGGTGGGCATCGACTCCGATGCGCGCTACCTGGAGCAGGCTCGCTTCGCCACCCAGGTCATGGGCGTGGAGGTGGAGCTGCGCCAGATGGACGTCTATGACGTGGGCGCGCTGGGCGAGAAGTTCGACGTCGTCCTGTTCATGGGCGTGCTCTACCACCTGCGCCATCCGCTGCTGGCGTTGGACCTGCTCCACGAGCACGTCGTCAAGGACCTGCTTATCTTCCAGACATTGGAACGTGGCGGTGACGCGGTGGGCGAATTCGCCAACGACTACCCCATCACCGAGAGGGCCATCTTCCATCAGCCGGAGTACCCGAAGATGCATTTCATCGAGCACGACTACGCGGGGGACCCGACCAACTGGTGGGTGCCCAACCGGGCTTGCTCCGAGGCGATGCTCCGCTCGGCGGGATTCGAACTCCTCGAGCGCCCCACCCGGGAGGTCTACCTCTGCCGGCGTGGCGAACGCCCCACCGCTGCCTACCCGGAGACCCTTCAATGA